In Plasmodium gaboni strain SY75 chromosome 11, whole genome shotgun sequence, the following proteins share a genomic window:
- a CDS encoding sporozoite asparagine-rich protein, giving the protein MRKGKPRHVPMFLRSENKRIFFSFFSYFMPKNDLNFIFEHFDIGLIVLTKIHNIRKKYEEERNNMKNEEDKSDGDDMKIFDEKLKNFFLNYKINPNIEESNDTKISKKEKNNNNNNNKKKKRNYTLNNECKQNNAHKKVMNKSNSCSSNKKNEKKQDNINDKKKNKLHNKNNERECNTNIEINNDIQLMYMYNNEQAKIHNLDTQSYLPYDKQKGKEKQEESLYRCEDILKMKSTTEDRNKKEDVTKRKKTKINNTTQNNNNNNNNNNSYDNINDDNIIIRDEENCINTIQHNEREINNNTQKTKSLEDNQYIINYNDNNEISYNHKHLALLDNKNEEQENNFIVNNMNKTKNAVNIKENLEHIKDNKKDEIKMERETDDIYISMKKKNETYKKFSKRMNRRKISELVNYHDDYCFYITDLCKKGTMLSLKKNELFNQKNDKINILSSVKYFNKPIQFNQINWNLNNLCTINNIYTKLYDEHINDNIINTTPNIQTIIKEKYSQTSSIMLGNEHIQNGYQNGNLNINNNDTNINNNNNKNDTSMNHNNNNISTNNNINNNDISINHNNNNYYYFMNNYMHNNNNNNYYCYYMNNTNHVNNYYNNIYIQNDHDHNNAPILQPMNNYLPHINHINDICYIHSEKNEYTKISKNNQMNNINPQQSNGKSQNDLSNNINNNDEYYNLNEQKILNDKNKSHIKCDITQKCDITQKCDNTQKCDNTQKCDNTQKFDNTQNDDNFQQNQNYISNSSNGDNKIKEQIYYAQHIPGYEHKSTTNQMIDTQNYSNINLDPYIMNNQNDNNVYLNQNYFDTEKKNNEENINTPETNTHFNNIHIYQNNSCNMNKMINLNNNSNSNCTQNYDLYHNNIENFSNTNYNIMKEKIHINNETSSIINNSSINPQINLCNNKKTNNDYQNGNIKNDNIISNSSINMNELKNNIQVNDYYTSNMYNNNNNFIISNNNLSNDNNNYMNENNVYSQINCNNYIPYIDSHINNELYYKPTINNQLNTNCINNNISMDDNVYDSNSISMLISENHNENRNCNITNDMYNNHISNNNNNNNIDNSNKGCLYIPNHELYNSIYNNTQNMSSSNELPPMKNYMSNNFLINGHKEEHIIENKSKEETNKTNKTNKTNKINKTNKTNKTNKTNKTNEQVYMSINKNNTLILKQNEIDENCIGTSNQNLNITNDMNSMDNMNNINNLYTPYHNNILKNNDILFFNNTNTEVITKHACAHPSNEINIHENIDTQMNIRKNENNNDIIINKQQKDISTNNEQNEKYNYNTTFIKNEYNILNNPSTNKNYKQNLDLNISSSYNINDHINNYHDHIHKTNKIHKYEEEKHKDINIYINNMNSNDKKNNHNFTNSYFDLNENKKQTNIFYHDKNSLKNISNEELINTNQYKCINNTIDNNIDHKYGYIELNEINNSITNNDENIITPYLNNGVIQNGLSHDILNGVVPINTHNNKEYNNNNINSNNNKNDNHNNNNNNNNNINSNNNPNKYVNTYNINNDLQINNNNYSHITNEKNMHQTFNENKILYKHYSNNVHNNMTKNQIHEQMNIHSDNKYETCSLPEKKNIYEPSSSNYFTYVNNQTKEINSNYNVNNSQWNNSYINEIPHVNNNIINEERNILPYPLNNENILNEHNSNILYHDKNNQHDIKTYYNDSTKITNKLNMEYSNNELTNDVINTNNQYTINSRYPIYQNYSSITDKEKMNCPQIIGNHNFNNNPEYVIQNDHVISDGNNKNDPIENSNNIEIFNIEQTKQVKHNENATHTNNNNNNNNNNLVHNMENNYNADGLNISYNNYTINHMYNHNNNDNVNINYMPQNYYHINYNNLETSDNNQLIQINKYNINTNINDININTQVNSYKDKDEKNILYNNNINNIDNDNINPDSYKYICNSNNNNYYYNCFQNDEYKYNDKNCSNIQNKKNNIVNDNMSNIIKSQYNNTNKNMILEQYNINMYEDNYNQMNNNLCLLKNDSISTCCDNINNNIXXXXXXXXXXXXXXXXXXXXXXXXXXXXXXXXXXXXXXXXXXXXXXXXXXXXXXXXXXXXXXXXXXXXXXXXXXXXXXXXXXXXXXXXXXXXXXXXXXXXXXXXXXXXXXXXXXXXXXXXXXXXXXXXXXXXXXXXXXXXXXXXXXXXXXXXXXXXXXXXXXXXXXXXXXXXXXXXXXXXXXXXXXXXXXXXXXXXXXXXXXXXXXXXXXXXXXXXXXXXXXXXXXXXXXXXXXXXXXXXXXXXLKNNHLNENKNVNILNAIPNPLNNYYNFHLLLNILRKKHLYHNSFNELISKMTKNYNINCNNNNNNDNSNINNNNNNNVRYNKRNYSISSVGFSNRSKRWTICPSYICCNSALCRFKLTCNFKFLQFNQAYNTFNIPYAIYNCYKNIMNNYHYFTSTLCPQQTYLSKHSAQEHETIFNVYWHLLNNEKYKYIQNIILFLDSNLYTRAVWLLKKGHNMNDIEVQKAEKKLIKLMLLVFKFTYDYKNDNNKYEYIKSFLYSLRNNHINFEIMNRFLFY; this is encoded by the exons atgagAAAAGGGAAACCACGACATGTGCCTATGTTTTTAAGAAGCgaaaataaaagaatattttttagctttttttcatatttcATGCCAAAGAATGATTtgaattttatttttgagCATTTCGATATCGGATTAATCGTACTAACtaaaatacataatatccgaaaaaaatatgaagaggaaagaaataatatgaaaaatgaagaagataAATCCGATGGAGATgatatgaaaatatttgatgaaaaattaaagaacttttttttaaattataaaattaatcCTAACATTGAAGAATCTAATGATACTAAAATATCTAAGAAggaaaaaaacaataataataataataataaaaaaaaaaaaaggaactatacattaaataatgaatgCAAACAAAATAATGCACATAAAAAGGTTATGAATAAATCAAATTCATGTTcttcaaataaaaaaaatgaaaaaaaacaagacaatataaatgacaaaaaaaaaaataaattacacaataaaaataatgaaagGGAATGCAATAcaaatatagaaataaataatgacATTCAACTAATGTACatgtataataatgaaCAAGCGAAAATACATAATTTGGATACCCAATCTTATTTGCCTTATGATAAACAAAAAGGAAAGGAAAAACAAGAAGAATCCTTATATAGATGTGAGgacatattaaaaatgaaaagtACAACGGAGGATCGaaataaaaaggaagacgtaacaaaaaggaaaaaaacaaaaattaataatacaacacaaaataataataataataataataataataatagttatgacaatattaatgatgataatataataattagGGATGAAGAAAATTGTATAAATACTATTCAACATAATGAAAgagaaataaataataatacgCAAAAAACTAAATCGTTGGAAGATaatcaatatataataaattataatgataataatgaaatatcATACAACCATAAACATTTAGCCTTAttagataataaaaatgaagaacaagaaaacaattttattgtaaataatatgaataaaacaaaaaatgcagttaatataaaagaaaacCTTGAACATattaaagataataaaaaggatgaaataaaaatggaaaGAGAAACAGATGATATATACATTTctatgaaaaaaaaaaatgaaacatataaaaaattcaGCAAAAGAATGaatagaagaaaaattaGTGAACTTGTAAATTATCATGATGATTActgtttttatattacagATTTATGTAAAAAAGGTACTATGttatcattaaaaaaaaatgaattatttaatcaaaaaaatgataaaatcAATATCTTATCATctgtaaaatattttaataaacCTATACAATTTAATCAAATAAATTGgaatttaaataatttatgtacaataaataatatttatacaaaGCTATATGatgaacatataaatgacaatattattaatacaaCACCAAACATACAAACTATTATTAAAGAGAAATATTCACAAACATCATCTATCATGTTAGGAAATGAACATATACAAAATGGTTATCAAAATGGTAACCtcaatattaataataatgacacaaatataaataataataataataagaatgaCACAAGTATgaatcataataataataatataagtactaataataatattaataataatgacaTAAGTAttaatcataataataacaattattattattttatgaataattatatgcataataataacaacaataattattactgttattatatgaataacACCAACCATGTTAATAATTactataataatatttatatacaaaatgaTCATGATCATAATAATGCACCCATTTTACAACCCATGAACAATTATCTACCTCATATTAATcatattaatgatatatgttatattcactcagaaaaaaatgaatatacaaaaatatcaaaaaataatcaaatGAACAATATAAATCCTCAACAATCAAATGGAAAAAGTCAAAATGatttatcaaataatataaataataatgatgaatatTACAATCTTAATGAAcagaaaatattaaatgataaaaataaatcacATATAAAATGTGATATAACTCAAAAATGTGATATAACTCAAAAATGTGATAATACACAAAAATGTGATAATACACAAAAATGTGATAATACACAAAAATTTGATAATACAcaaaatgatgataattttCAACAGaatcaaaattatatttccAATTCATCAAATGgagataataaaataaaagaacaaatatattatgcACAACATATTCCAGGTTATGAACATAAGAGTACAACTAACCAAATGATAGATACACaaaattattcaaatataaatttggatccatatataatgaataatcaaaatgataataatgtttatttaaatcaaaattattttgatacagaaaaaaaaaacaatgAGGAGAATATTAATACACCTGAAACAAATAcacattttaataatatacatatatatcaaaataatagttgtaatatgaacaaaatgataaatctaaataataatagtaatagtaaCTGCACACAAAATTATGATctttatcataataatatagaaaatttTAGTAACACAAactataatattatgaaagaaaaaatacatataaataatgagACTTCGTcaattataaataattcaaGTATAAACCCACAAATCAATTTGTGTAATAATAAGAAGACAAATAATGATTATCAAAatggaaatataaaaaatgataatattatctcTAACAGTAGCattaatatgaatgaattaaaaaataatattcaaGTGAATGATTATTATACCTCTAATATgtacaataataataataattttatcatttcaaataataatcttagtaatgataataataattatatgaatgaaaataatgtatattcacaaataaattgtaataattatataccATATATAGACTCACATATAAACAATGAACTTTATTATAAACCCACAATTAATAATCAACTAAACACAAATTGtataaacaataatatatctatgGATGATAATGTATATGATAGTAATAGTATTTCTATGCTTATAAGTGAAAACCATAATGAAAATAGAAATTGTAATATTACAAATGATATGTATAACAATCATAttagtaataataataataataataatattgataatagTAATAAGGGGTGCTTATATATTCCTAACCATGAATTATACAATTCCATCTACAATAATACTCAGAATATGTCTTCATCTAATGAACTTCCTCCAATGAAAAACTATATGagtaataattttttaattaatgGTCATAAGGAAGAACATATTATTGAAAACAAATCAAAAGAAGAAACAAACAAAAcaaataaaacaaataaaacaaataaaataaataaaacaaataaaacaaataaaaccaataaaacaaataaaacGAATGAACAAGTTTATATGtctataaataaaaataatacacTTATTTTGAAACAAAACGAAATAGATGAAAATTGTATAGGCACATCAAATCAAAACCTTAACATTACAAACGATATGAACAGTATGGacaatatgaataatataaataatttatacacaccttatcataataatatactcaaaaataatgacattctattttttaataatactAATACAGAGGTGATAACAAAACATGCATGTGCACATCCTTcaaatgaaataaatatacatgaaaatatagatacacaaatgaatatacgaaaaaatgaaaataataatgatataattattaacaaacaacaaaaagatatatcaacaaataatgaacaaaacgaaaaatataattacaataccacttttattaaaaatgaatataacatattaaataatcCATCAACAAATAAGaattataaacaaaatttagatttaaatatatcttcatcttataatataaatgatcatataaataattatcacGACCATATTCATAAGACAAATAAAATTCATAaatatgaagaagaaaaacataaagatataaacatatatataaataatatgaactccaatgataaaaaaaataaccATAATTTTACTAATTCCTATTTTGACTTAAAcgaaaataaaaaacaaaccaatatattttatcatgataagaattctttaaaaaatatatcaaatgaagaattaataaatacaaatcaatataaatgtataaataatactatagataataatattgatcATAAATATGGTTATATAGaattaaatgaaattaataattccattacaaataatgatgagaatataattactccatatttaaataatggTGTTATACAAAATGGTCTCTCACATGATATTCTTAATGGGGTAGTTCCTATAAATACACAcaataataaagaatataacaataataatattaatagtaataataataaaaatgataaccacaataataataataataataataataatattaatagtaataataatcctaacaaatatgtaaatacatataatatcaataacgatttacaaataaataataacaactATTCTCACATCACAAACGAAAAAAATATGCATCAAACatttaatgaaaataaaatctTATATAAGcattattcaaataatgttcataataatatgacCAAAAATCAAATACATGAACAAATGAATATTCATTCAGacaataaatatgaaaCCTGTTCCTTACctgaaaaaaaaaatatatatgaaccAAGTTCATCAAATTATTTTACATATGTAAATAATCAAACAAAAGAAATTAATTCAAATTATAATGTTAACAATTCGCAGTGGAATAATTCctatataaatgaaataccacatgtaaataataatatcataaatgaagaaagaaatattttaccCTATCctttaaataatgaaaatattttaaatgaacataatagtaatatattatatcatgataaaaataatcaacatgatataaaaacatattacAATGATTCAACTAAAATTACAAACAAATTAAACATGGAATATTCAAACAATGAATTAACAAATGATGTAattaatacaaataatcAATATACAATAAATTCGAGATATCCaatatatcaaaattattCTTCTATTACTGATAAGGAAAAAATGAACTGTCCTCAAATTATAGGAAatcataattttaataacaATCCTGAATATGTCATTCAAAATGATCATGTTATATCAGatggtaataataaaaatgatcCTATTGaaaatagtaataatatagaaatatttaatattgAACAAACAAAACAAGTAAAGCACAATGAAAATGCAACACAcacaaataataataacaataataataataataatttagtgcataatatggaaaataattataatgcAGATGgtttaaatatttcatataataattacaCTATTAATCATATgtataatcataataataatgataatgttaatattaattatatgccacaaaattattaccacataaattataataatttagaGACTTCGGATAATAACCAACTAATacaaataaacaaatataatataaacacCAATATcaatgatataaatataaacacaCAAGTTAACTCATACAAGGATAAAGACGAAAAAAACATCctttataataataatataaataacatCGATAATGATAACATAAATCCTGATAgttataaatacatatgtaatagtaataataataattattattataattgtTTTCAGAACgatgaatataaatataatgataaaaattgtagtaatattcaaaacaagaagaataatatagtaaatgataatatgtctaatattattaaatcacaatataataatacgAATAAAAACATGATATTAgaacaatataatataaatatgtatgaagataattataaccaaatgaataataatttatgCCTCTTAAAAAACGATTCAATTAGTACCTGTtgtgataatataaataataatattaNNNNNNNNNNNNNNNNNNNNNNNNNNNNNNNNNNNNNNNNNNNNNNNNNNNNNNNNNNNNNNNNNNNNNNNNNNNNNNNNNNNNNNNNNNNNNNNNNNNNNNNNNNNNNNNNNNNNNNNNNNNNNNNNNNNNNNNNNNNNNNNNNNNNNNNNNNNNNNNNNNNNNNNNNNNNNNNNNNNNNNNNNNNNNNNNNNNNNNNNNNNNNNNNNNNNNNNNNNNNNNNNNNNNNNNNNNNNNNNNNNNNNNNNNNNNNNNNNNNNNNNNNNNNNNNNNNNNNNNNNNNNNNNNNNNNNNNNNNNNNNNNNNNNNNNNNNNNNNNNNNNNNNNNNNNNNNNNNNNNNNNNNNNNNNNNNNNNNNNNNNNNNNNNNNNNNNNNNNNNNNNNNNNNNNNNNNNNNNNNNNNNNNNNNNNNNNNNNNNNNNNNNNNNNNNNNNNNNNNNNNNNNNNNNNNNNNNNNNNNNNNNNNNNNNNNNNNNNNNNNNNNNNNNNNNNNNNNNNNNNNNNNNNNNNNNNNNNNNNNNNNNNNNNNNNNNNNNNNNNNNNNNNNNNNNNNNNNNNNNNNNNNNNNNNNNNNNNNNNNNNNNNNNNNNNNNNNNNNNNNNNNNNNNNNNNNNNNNNNNNNNNNNNNNNNNNNNNNNNNNNNNNNNNNNNNNNNNNNNNNNNNNNNNNNNNNNNNNNNNNNNNNNNNNNNNNNNNNNNNNNNNNNNNNNNNNNNNNNNNNNNNNNNNNcattaaaaaataatcatctcaatgaaaataaaaatgtcAACATTCTAAATGCAATTCCCAATCCATTAAATAactattataattttcatcttttattaaatatattaagaaaaaaacatCTATACCATAACTCATTTAATGAACTTATTTCAAAAATgacaaaaaattataatattaattgtaataataataataataatgacaatagtaacattaataataataataataataatgtaagATATAATAAGAGAAATTATTCAATATCTTCAGTTGGTTTTAGTAACAGAAGCAAAAg ATGGACAATTTGCCCTTCCTATATATGTTGCAACAGTGCCCTATGCAGATTTAAACTAACATGTAACTTCAAATTTTTGCAATTTAATCAAGCTTACAATACTTTTAATATACCTTATGccatatataattgttacaaaaatattatgaataattatcaCTACTTCACATCTACCTTATGTCCACAACAAACATACTTATCCAAGCATTCAGCACAG GAACATGAAACAATTTTTAATGTCTATTGGCACTTActaaataatgaaaaatataagtacatacaaaatatcattttatttttagaCAGTAATTTATATACCAGAGCAGTATGGCTATTAAAAAAGGGACACAATATGAATGATATAGAAGTACAAAAAGCTgagaaaaaattaataaaacTAATGCTACTTGTATTTAAATTTACatatgattataaaaatgataataataaatatgaatacataaaatcatttttatattccCTCAGAAATAATCATATCAATTTTGAAATTATGAATCgctttttattttattga
- a CDS encoding hypothetical protein (conserved Plasmodium protein, unknown function), translating to MKTKIINNLKTLVNNDIRNNLKYTDDKRELSIKLSNIIKNHIKSLTSNEYKIIVEIFLNDNKDQGVNISTRLFYNKHTDFFFKETIVNDNTYCFIVVYLIHI from the exons ATGAAGAccaaaattattaataatttaaagACCCTAgttaataatgatataagGAATAATTTGAAATATACAGATGATAAGAGAGAATTATCAATAAAACTATccaatattattaaaaatcatataaaat CCTTAACATctaatgaatataaaatcattgttgaaatttttcttaatgataataaagatCAAGGAGTaaa TATTTCGACTAGATTGTTTTATAACAAACATACcgattttttttttaaggaAACAATAGTTAAt GACAACACTTATTGTTTTATAGTCGtttatttaatacatatttaa